The Acropora muricata isolate sample 2 chromosome 7, ASM3666990v1, whole genome shotgun sequence genomic interval ACGTGAATGGTTCCTTTGGTTCGCTCTTTCTAAGGCTAACCTTTAAGCCAACGTTTCCTCGGGGAATGTTATGAACAGTTACAAGTAAGGCCATAATGTCAAAATTACTACCGGAAGTCTGAAGTCCCAGGTCCGCACCTACGCCTAAAAGTCTCAGTTTAGTCATACGAAGCATTCTTGTCTTCAAGCATTCATATGTTAAATTATTTGCGGTGTTTTGAATTTGCAGCTGTGACCTCTTGCAACGAAATATTTCAAAACCAAAGGTAAGTACTTTGGCCAGTCCATTTAGAGGAGAAGGCATATATAAAAGgtgtttaatgcaaaaataaGCTCTCTTTGCATGACTCTAATATTTACAGTATTGCAAAAGCATGCAAAATTGTGTTGTGCTGTCCTATTGTGTCAAAGCAAGTGGATCATAAGTCAAAACTGATgtgagcaaaatgaaaaaactatTGTAAGTATTGAAAATAGTGAACTTTCGTTTCCTTGTGCATTTCTTTACATCGTTGAAAGGAGGACCAAGAGCCAGGTGTACACGCTGATGCTTGGGTCAAGAAGCATTCCAATGTATTGTCATATGGGAGATTTCGGATGCGGAGGTGGAGGATGGACCCTTGTTATGAAAACTGATGGCACAAAGGTAAAGGAGGGGAAATTTGTTGTTCACTTTTCagaaaatgctttcattttacttctttgtTAATTTCTATAACGTGCTTGAGTTGTATTTCTTGGCATTTGCATTTTCACTTTGGAAAATAGTTATTTCTGATCAACTAAGATTATTTGATTATGCTATATTTTGCCAGAGTCTTTAGAGCAATATAATTTTATCATAACAGCCGTTAATACTTGACTATCGTTTACAGAACACCTTCCAATACTCCTCTCCTTTGTGGAGCAATAGGCAAGCTTACAACCTTGCAGGAGGGAAGACTGGTTTTGACAAACAAGAAACCAAATTGCCCTCCTATTGGGAGACGCACTTCTCGAAGATTTGTCTTGGAATGAGGGACGGCTCAACAACAAGATTCGTGGTCATTCGCCAAAGTGCCAACTCATTGTACGCACTTATCGCTGACGGAGCATACCGAGCTGTTTCACTGGGCCGTAACAAGTGGAAGTCTCTTATTGGTCCACAAGCCTCACTACAGAGGAATTGCAATAAAGAAGGGTTCAACGTGTTGGTTACAAGCAGCAATGCAAAAGCAAGGATTGGCATCATTGCGAACGAGCAAAACGGTTGTCTTTCTTGTGACTCCAGCATTGGATATGGAACTGGAGGTTCTGCAGACGACTCAAACACGTGTGGAAACAAGGCTGCACATTTTTCTGATAATGGCGATAAATACATCAAAGCCATGGGGTATATCCTAGTTCAGTGATTTACTACTAACCTAATTATCCTGTTAAAGGCAAAACAAGAGTTCTACATTGTTTTACAGTGTTAAACAACTTAATAAAGTGAGCCTAAAATAATGACGATGTTGCTTCGAGCGTTCCTGTTTTCTTTCTCGATTCCTCTGCTACGGAAACTCGTCTCTGAATCTATACTCCCCACAAGAATTTTTGCAGTCCTATACTTTAAGAAAAATCACGTTACGTTACCTTCGTTTTTGCCTTTTGACTGAACCAGGAAAATTCTATTGCCggaccagaaaaaaaaaaatgctctgttttcttttttcttacagACTGACACTCATAAGCCATGAACATCAAAAAGTCACCTTTTTTACCGATAGAATCGCTTTCGATGCCTCATAATGCATTCGCTATCATCAGCTAAACACTTTGGATAATCGAGCTTTCGACTTACATTTATTCTTCATCAAAGTTAGCAGTCGTGGCAAATACCAGCAGCGAGAAAAGTTGGCAACTAAACAAAATGgctcgagttgctcgaagccatTATAGTGCTATTGCCGGGCTGTTATTCCTATCAGACGCTCACGTCTGATGACgcaaaaattcgaaaaaaaatcTCATTACATTTGGTTGATCTGAAACTTGGCAACGTGATATTTTAGAAAATTACTCAATCACTGGATGAATTTCATTGCtttgtttaaaatatatttttgatgTGAGCGCCATGGCGTCAAGTCTGAAGAGACCCCGAGTGGAAGGAAATGATTCAAAGGACTCTGAAAGCTGCTTCGATTATATGGAGAAGGTAACAgaagaatgtgccgcagcattgtTACTCTTTAGATACTCTAGTCTCTGATTCAGATAATTTAGGAGGAACAACAATTGTAACGCATGGAACTCTTGTTGGCGAAGAGAGACTTGTTGAGTCGTTTACGGAAGAGTTTCGGTAAGAGCCTATttataaatatttttcatgttttcattCTTGGATCTCTGAATAACCTCTCTTGCTGAAACCTCGAAAGACTTGGAAATAATTCTCATAACTATTGTGCTAAGATTGACGAATAGTTTTTCACGCACTAGCCTTTATCTTAGCCTTGAGACAAAtttcgtttattcaaacctCTTGAGTTTGGCTAAAACTGTTACAATACGTTGTTACATTCAAACAAGCAAACGCGTACGCTTACCCTCAAGCGCGTGCAAAAAGGCGCGCGCAACCGCTTAAAATTACAATCCATCAATTACTTCACTATTGCTTCTTGCGGCAATGTTTTAGAGTTCCATTCCGTCTAGTTATTTATAGATACTTCTCGTCTGATTTTGACGGATTCTGTTATTTGCCTAAGCATAGCGTCAGCGTGGTAAACCCCAGTCATACTCATTACATAGTCTGGGATTACCCATTGCCATAACGGGATGAGCGTACgcttttgcttgtttgaatGTTACAACGTATTGTAACAGCTTCAGCCaaactgaagaggtttgaataaatgaaacttgtcttaaggctaaaataaaggctagtgcgtgaaagactattcgtCAATCTTAGTACAACAGTTACGAAAATCATTCTTGGATCCAAAGCGTAGAAAGGGAAACCAGAACCTTTTATTTTTCTACTACAGCAACattaaaaattatgataaaaccAATTCCCGTATTTCGGATATCTTACTTCCGGTTACAACGTACACCCAGAATGCATCTGGATAAGATAAAAATGGCGGACAAGGATGAAGGGTGCAATTTTAAGTATCAAATAAAGCTGGATATAAGTTCTAAGGAGAATTTGTAAGTTAAGCAGACTTCTTGCAGAATGCCAAGCACAGGTGTATTCTGTTGCAAACAAAAAAGTGGGTTCTTGAAAAATAAGGAAAGTGAGTGGCTTAACCTTCAAGTTAAAACAATGCTAACATATTTTGGTTGCATTATTTtcgataatattaataatattattaataatatgaatGATAACAATcatattgaaaacaataatgataataataatagaattaACGATAACAAAGAAACTTGATAACATCTAGAAAAACTTTAAAGTTCTTtaaaggaataagaaaaatACTAACcattgaatgaggaaaagtaaAAGTTGGCAACTTTAAAGTTACCAGGAACCATACCAGTAGTGAAAGAAGCGTTAAATATAGtttatagaaagaaaaaaaaagacattttagAAGCTTCTGCAATTTTGTTGGAATACTGAAGGGTGGGATGGGTACATTGAGGGTAGATATTACTTCTTCAATTTCGGTAAATATAACTGGTAGAAGATAAAAACTGTTGGGTTTTTGTGGGGGTAAGTAGGAAAGTGGTGATTTAGCAGATGGTGGGATAGAATATAGTTTACTACCAGTGTTAGCAAATTAAAGAAGTCTTTAAAAGCATCAGCAATAGATTTTCCCGCAACAAGTTCAATGTTATCTTTATACTGATTTTGGTTGGTGAACGAAAGGATTGAGGTTTAAGGCTGATGATTTGTCTAATTCCTTTCCGAgtgtttttcatattattattgtttttattgaaaaaatcgTTATAATTCATTCTTTTGCCGATTATAAGGAGATGATTTAATTTACTCCTGTAAAATTCAAATCTAGAGTGCAAATATAGTGATCTCGCTTTTAGATAGTTTTTACATAAAGTATTCTTTATGTCCATAGATACCTTGATGGCAGGGGTAATCCATGGTTCAGACTGACGtaaatttgatttctttcttCTGCAGCTTTTTTAATGCGACATATTTATCTACAATGTTAGACATTTTTGAATAAAATGAGGTAAATAAAACATTCACATCATGAGAATCTGGGAGAATAGGACCTAATTTCATCAACCAAGGCAGATTTATTGAAGTAAGAATAATAAAGTTAAAAGATTTTCGTCTTTGTTGGTAGATGAGAAAATTTATTGATAATCAGGAAATTTGGAAGGTGATCAGTGATCATGAGATCATGAACAATATTTCTGTAACTGCCAACGGCACCAAAACCATCTAGTCACGTCTCTCCAACACCACGTAATCCTTGAGAAACTAACATTTATTTACAAAGATAGTACAAACAACGCAggttgaaataattgaaaaaataaaaggttACAGCAAATACAATTAGCTATGTAAAGCAACAGGAAAACGATAAAATGACCTGACCGAAAACGAttatacttacattgttacgacCACAAACTAACAACCAAGGATAACTTAAACTGCTTGAAGCGAACTTGGACTGCCTGACAGCTAACTTCGCGTAGCGCGACTTCGATTATCGAGAAAAGGAgagcccaaaatggcaaaaaaacataggtttatataccaagaaactaaattatgcaaaacggGAAAAGTGAAGGTGTAAATGACgagcaaaatgtgaaaatgatgTGCGAAAGCTTACAAAACGGAAATAAGACACGCTAACGAGCAGGCTACAAAAAAGCTAATGAGGCGGAGAAACAAACTAATTTGACACaaacagaacaataataaagaaaacacgctAAGATCTTACAATTTCCACTGACTAAATGATGTTCaaggaaattaaagaaaatcttgtCAATAAGAATAGCCGAGTGGTCAATTGCTCTTGTAGgctgtaaaatttgaaaaagaaaaaatatgagCCAAGAGTACCGACAAAGTCATCTGTGGGGTGATGAGTTTCAAAATTTAACAGTTTAATGCTGAAATATGCCATCATAATGCAATACAAATATAGAAGCCAACTCCCCCAGCAGAGGGGGGCGGGGCACCTTAGGAATTCCTATTCCTAGTTGGGGATGTGccactaggactctggaacccttagcctataccagagctagtttcagctcgattttgctaccctatactagagtaaattccccaaatcactcctatcctagaGTAGAAATTCCcagtttccttagtctagataaaatcttcaaccaactaatcagtttcgtgaaaaaagATAGCATATTCTAGACCCAGACTGATTTAAATACCCTATGCGAGAGTAAACTCCTTGAACACTGGTACCATACTCTTCACAggggcacatacctatatagtcCATATATAGCAGTACCCTCCCCCCGGGTATGGAAGTCATAAACTGAGTAGTActtaaaatttgctttttgaAGGGGTCTGTACATGTAGATCTGGATCAATGTCAGAAGCATGACGAACAATACCAATACAATAcccttaccctaaccctaaccctaacctttaaaccctaaccctaacctaaccctaaccctaacctcaACATGACGAACATTACTTACAGTTACTAAAAGGTCAAATCTAGGTGATGAATCTAACTTAGCCCTAGCTAGCTGTGCGGAGCAAAGACAATCAGTGTTAGAATTAAAGGTGAGATGTAGGATCTCAGCATTAGACAAGCTTTTGAAAGGGAAAACGTTCTTGATCTCAAGTCATGCAAGGCTTTGTTAGCAATACAATTTTACCTAACGGATTGTCAGGCTATTAATTAATAGATCAcacaataaattatataaaagTCTAAACATACATGTATGTGCAGAGACTATTCCAGTAAAAGTTCGGACGATTTGATCAAGATATATAACAGGGGTCCACTCACCAAGACCATTTCTAGAATGAGAGGCTTAGGATTCTTGTAGCTTGCCCAGTCCTCCATCACATGAAATTAATCTGGCAGGACGGTCATCATCTTTGCGCAACATCATTTTCCTTAGGAGGGCCAAATATACTTGAAGTTCAGGTCATATTTCGCCTTAATGCAATCTGCGAATACTTTTTTGTTCCTCTGTGTTAGACTTTCCGCAATAAAGATCTTTTGTTCAGCAG includes:
- the LOC136923851 gene encoding uncharacterized skeletal organic matrix protein 5-like: MLGSRSIPMYCHMGDFGCGGGGWTLVMKTDGTKNTFQYSSPLWSNRQAYNLAGGKTGFDKQETKLPSYWETHFSKICLGMRDGSTTRFVVIRQSANSLYALIADGAYRAVSLGRNKWKSLIGPQASLQRNCNKEGFNVLVTSSNAKARIGIIANEQNGCLSCDSSIGYGTGGSADDSNTCGNKAAHFSDNGDKYIKAMGYILVQ